One window of Thermocoleostomius sinensis A174 genomic DNA carries:
- a CDS encoding branched-chain amino acid ABC transporter permease, giving the protein MQGFIVSLIIFAATFAIFGLGLNLQWGFTGLINFGHVAFMTLGAYTTVLLALRGVPLIFAVLAGAAVAALLGLLIGFSTLRLRTDYLAIVTIGVSELLRLVAINETWLTRGTAGIQRFPLPLANFNPGLPIRIAMIAVLLGVMGLGYWQWWKWLQQQVKTIPSEGLLKSGLAALGYVTSCGLLLYGIGLVARELKLANTIPAGVLGLGLLAAVIGTIVLYSWLGQRIMPRLDAWTPGLTIVCNVILALLSLWVLRFAVSALYTYDRNPSKTGLMFLAVLTVALLYWALEKLVRSPWGRVLKAIREDEDVARALGKNVFWYKLQSLMLGGAIAGIAGAFYAWQLTTVYPDNFQPLVTFNAWTIVVLGGAGSNAGTLLGAAIFWAYDTITRFVLRDIIPLEDARLGAFRVMVIGLLLIVLMMWRPQGILGKKEELTLGR; this is encoded by the coding sequence ATGCAAGGCTTTATTGTTTCTCTAATCATCTTCGCAGCCACCTTTGCCATCTTTGGGTTAGGACTCAATTTGCAATGGGGATTCACCGGGCTAATTAACTTTGGACATGTAGCGTTCATGACGCTGGGAGCCTACACCACGGTACTGCTAGCGCTCAGAGGGGTACCCCTAATTTTTGCTGTACTGGCCGGAGCCGCTGTCGCTGCTTTGCTGGGTCTGCTAATTGGCTTCTCCACCTTGCGATTACGCACAGATTATTTAGCGATCGTGACGATTGGCGTATCCGAACTGTTACGTTTGGTGGCAATCAATGAAACCTGGCTGACTCGCGGCACGGCTGGCATTCAGCGCTTTCCCCTGCCCCTAGCTAATTTCAACCCTGGACTGCCCATTCGGATTGCTATGATTGCTGTTCTCTTAGGAGTCATGGGGTTGGGATATTGGCAGTGGTGGAAGTGGTTACAGCAACAGGTGAAAACCATTCCTTCAGAAGGGTTGCTAAAAAGTGGGTTGGCCGCCTTGGGATATGTCACCTCCTGTGGTCTACTGCTCTATGGCATTGGACTGGTGGCTAGGGAACTGAAACTCGCTAATACGATTCCTGCGGGCGTGCTTGGATTAGGGCTATTAGCTGCTGTGATCGGTACAATCGTTCTCTATAGCTGGCTTGGACAGCGCATCATGCCGCGATTAGATGCCTGGACACCCGGACTAACGATCGTATGTAATGTGATTCTGGCATTGCTAAGCCTTTGGGTGTTGCGGTTTGCGGTCAGTGCACTTTATACCTACGATCGCAATCCCTCCAAAACCGGGCTGATGTTCCTGGCTGTTCTAACGGTAGCGTTGCTGTACTGGGCTTTGGAAAAACTAGTGCGATCGCCCTGGGGTCGAGTGCTCAAGGCTATCCGTGAAGACGAAGACGTGGCCAGAGCTTTAGGCAAAAATGTGTTTTGGTACAAGCTGCAATCGCTGATGTTGGGTGGCGCAATCGCTGGAATCGCCGGAGCTTTCTATGCTTGGCAACTCACCACCGTTTATCCCGACAACTTTCAACCCCTAGTGACATTCAACGCCTGGACGATTGTAGTGTTAGGGGGGGCAGGCAGCAACGCTGGAACCCTACTGGGAGCCGCCATCTTCTGGGCTTATGATACCATCACTCGATTTGTGCTACGGGATATTATCCCCCTAGAAGACGCCCGACTGGGAGCCTTCCGCGTCATGGTGATTGGGTTATTGCTGATTGTCTTAATGATGTGGCGACCCCAAGGTATTTTAGGCAAGAAGGAGGAACTGACCCTTGGACGATAG
- a CDS encoding tetratricopeptide repeat protein translates to MSHHPESHYQDLKTLYEQGHALYRVGRYEGAVARFDKVLDRQPDHYEAWSERGCALYELGLHEDAIASFERAIDIKPKFAMAWHGKGIALAKLGRHEAALESFSRALKFDANDAKVWYNQGQSYSCLYRYREAIASFERAIELKPDHYRTWYSRAVALAALRRYDDALSCLETVLTLKRTCFYAWNYRGLVLIKLDRLVDAIISFDTSLNYKSDNPNAWYGKACAYVRQGNLEQAIKYLHRAIILSPNLYRVMAQTDAYFDAIRDTDAFRNLMNSR, encoded by the coding sequence ATGAGCCACCATCCAGAGAGCCACTATCAAGACCTCAAAACCTTATACGAACAGGGACACGCCCTTTATCGAGTAGGGCGCTATGAAGGTGCGGTTGCCCGCTTTGATAAAGTCCTCGATCGCCAACCCGATCATTATGAAGCTTGGAGTGAACGGGGCTGTGCCTTATACGAACTAGGCTTACATGAAGACGCAATTGCCAGTTTTGAACGAGCCATTGACATTAAACCCAAGTTTGCCATGGCTTGGCATGGCAAAGGCATTGCCCTGGCTAAACTAGGACGCCATGAAGCTGCCCTCGAAAGCTTCAGTCGAGCGCTCAAATTTGATGCCAATGATGCTAAAGTCTGGTACAACCAAGGGCAATCCTACAGTTGCCTCTATCGCTATCGAGAAGCCATCGCTAGTTTTGAGCGGGCGATCGAACTCAAGCCCGATCACTATCGAACGTGGTACAGCCGAGCAGTGGCGTTGGCAGCCCTACGGCGCTACGACGACGCCCTGTCCTGTCTAGAGACTGTCCTGACTTTAAAGCGCACTTGCTTCTATGCTTGGAACTATCGAGGGTTGGTGCTGATCAAACTCGATCGCCTGGTAGACGCAATCATTAGTTTCGATACCTCCCTCAACTACAAATCGGATAATCCTAATGCCTGGTATGGGAAAGCCTGCGCCTATGTCAGGCAAGGCAATTTGGAGCAAGCTATCAAATATCTACATCGAGCGATCATTCTCAGCCCGAACCTGTATCGAGTCATGGCTCAAACCGATGCGTATTTTGATGCCATTCGTGATACTGATGCGTTTCGAAATTTGATGAACAGTCGCTAG
- a CDS encoding PhnE/PtxC family ABC transporter permease, with protein sequence MTVRSSLPPRPWFPPVLRWGLVGIAAIGLSLWTTGVFQQEVLNPRGLPQLARFFAAALQPDFSADFLYLTWTATQITLAYAVCGTTLSIGFGLIGGLLCCEIWWLAWFPHHAFPRNLRTLLRAGLAVPRAIHELIWGLFFVNIFGLDPLVGILAIAVPYSAIVAKVFSDLLDETPRQPLITLLNSGVAPPIAFLYTLLPQAFLNLLSYSFYRFECSIRSAAVLGIIGAGGLGYQILLSLQSLRYEQLWTLFLALFLLTGSVDLTSALLRQRLGSPSRLDLNWRRQAVSQSPTPPFSNQQVSQFWWQHRPTIAILMSLWFIPFCFWTVQADFSKLWSRRTLTLLQDIGQSVWPPIVSPDQFGLLLKLSGQTIAMSILAIALAGLGGIVLSFPAAHNFLLPGSFLSHSRQHWFHRSLAWVGYVATRSLLLIARAIPAPIWALVVLFVVFPGTLPGAIALGLHNMGILGRLMAEVNENLNQRPLVALKSQGAPASLVFLYGVLPLTLTRFLAYILYRWEVCTRETVIVGLVGAGGLGRLLTEQLSSFAYQQVLVTLGCFVLLTFAVDWVSGAARRSLR encoded by the coding sequence ATGACGGTTCGATCGTCCCTTCCCCCTCGTCCCTGGTTCCCACCTGTCCTACGCTGGGGATTGGTCGGCATCGCCGCGATCGGGCTTTCGCTGTGGACAACTGGCGTGTTTCAGCAGGAGGTTTTGAATCCTAGAGGACTACCACAACTAGCACGGTTTTTTGCAGCCGCCTTGCAGCCGGATTTCAGCGCCGACTTTCTGTACCTCACCTGGACTGCAACGCAGATCACCCTGGCTTATGCAGTGTGTGGCACAACGCTAAGCATTGGGTTTGGACTGATCGGCGGCTTGCTTTGCTGCGAAATTTGGTGGCTAGCTTGGTTTCCCCATCATGCGTTTCCCCGTAACCTACGAACCCTGTTACGAGCCGGACTTGCCGTTCCTCGTGCTATTCACGAATTGATTTGGGGCTTATTTTTTGTCAACATTTTCGGACTCGATCCATTGGTGGGCATTCTGGCGATCGCAGTTCCCTATAGCGCGATTGTGGCCAAAGTGTTTTCAGACCTGCTTGATGAAACCCCCCGTCAACCGCTAATTACCTTACTTAATAGTGGCGTTGCGCCGCCGATCGCTTTTCTCTACACCCTATTGCCCCAGGCATTTCTGAATCTGCTGTCCTATAGCTTTTATCGGTTTGAGTGCTCCATTCGATCGGCAGCGGTGCTCGGCATCATCGGTGCAGGCGGACTGGGCTACCAAATTTTGCTCAGCCTTCAGTCATTGCGCTACGAACAACTGTGGACACTGTTTTTGGCTCTGTTCTTACTGACAGGCAGCGTTGATCTTACCAGTGCCCTGTTGCGCCAGCGGTTGGGATCTCCAAGCCGCCTGGATTTAAACTGGCGACGGCAAGCCGTTTCTCAATCCCCGACTCCCCCATTCTCAAATCAGCAGGTTTCCCAATTCTGGTGGCAGCATCGCCCCACGATCGCCATCCTAATGTCCCTGTGGTTCATCCCTTTCTGCTTTTGGACGGTTCAGGCTGACTTCAGTAAACTTTGGTCGCGGCGTACCCTAACTCTATTACAAGACATTGGGCAATCGGTTTGGCCACCGATCGTTAGCCCAGATCAATTCGGATTGCTGCTGAAACTTTCTGGACAAACGATCGCGATGTCGATTTTGGCGATTGCTCTAGCCGGACTTGGAGGAATCGTGCTGTCTTTTCCTGCGGCACACAATTTCTTGCTGCCGGGCAGTTTTCTCAGTCACTCTCGACAGCATTGGTTCCATCGCAGCTTGGCATGGGTTGGTTATGTGGCAACGCGATCGCTGTTGTTAATTGCTCGCGCTATTCCGGCTCCGATTTGGGCACTGGTGGTGTTGTTTGTGGTGTTTCCCGGCACCCTACCCGGAGCGATCGCCTTGGGGTTACACAATATGGGGATTTTGGGACGGCTGATGGCAGAAGTGAACGAAAACCTGAATCAACGCCCGCTGGTGGCGCTAAAGTCCCAAGGAGCACCCGCTAGTTTAGTGTTTTTGTATGGCGTCTTGCCACTAACCTTAACTCGGTTTCTGGCTTATATTCTCTACCGCTGGGAAGTTTGTACCCGCGAGACGGTGATTGTGGGCTTGGTGGGGGCAGGGGGATTGGGGCGGTTGCTCACCGAACAATTGAGCAGCTTTGCCTATCAACAAGTGCTGGTGACGTTGGGGTGTTTTGTACTGCTCACTTTTGCGGTTGATTGGGTCAGTGGGGCTGCTAGACGATCGCTGCGGTAA
- a CDS encoding phosphonate ABC transporter ATP-binding protein, with product MYPSTSPVLELKQVSHRFDRISALHHLNLQIRSGERVALIGSSGAGKSTLLKLLNGTLLPTQGEVWALGYPLSQLSGSKRRRVQRQIGTIYQQFHLVDNLAVIHNVNAGHLGTWPFWKAALSLLYPLEVETAAKALHRVGIPEKLYERTDRLSGGQQQRVAIARVLVQNPAIILADEPVASLDPERSREIMALLQSLVQDLRRTLIISLHSVELAQIYCDRIIGLRHGQIMFDVPAAQLTTAMIDDLYRLKSPESPA from the coding sequence ATGTACCCAAGCACATCGCCTGTTTTGGAGTTAAAGCAGGTGTCTCATCGGTTCGATCGCATTTCGGCACTGCATCACCTGAACCTACAAATTCGATCCGGGGAACGAGTAGCGCTGATTGGCTCCAGTGGCGCGGGCAAAAGTACGCTCTTGAAACTGCTAAACGGTACGCTGTTGCCAACCCAGGGTGAGGTATGGGCGTTGGGGTATCCGTTAAGTCAGTTGTCTGGTTCCAAACGGCGACGGGTACAGCGGCAGATTGGCACGATCTACCAGCAGTTTCACTTGGTGGATAATCTGGCGGTGATCCACAATGTCAATGCGGGGCACTTGGGCACTTGGCCGTTTTGGAAAGCGGCTCTATCATTGCTCTATCCTCTAGAGGTAGAAACGGCGGCTAAGGCTCTGCATCGCGTTGGCATTCCCGAAAAGCTGTACGAGCGCACCGATCGCTTGTCGGGAGGGCAGCAGCAACGAGTCGCCATTGCACGGGTGTTGGTACAAAATCCCGCGATAATTTTGGCGGATGAACCGGTAGCTAGCCTTGATCCTGAACGTAGCCGCGAGATCATGGCCCTGCTGCAATCGTTAGTGCAAGACTTGCGTCGCACCTTGATAATTAGCCTACATTCGGTTGAACTAGCACAGATCTACTGCGATCGCATCATTGGTTTGCGTCACGGACAAATCATGTTCGATGTGCCAGCGGCTCAGCTTACTACTGCCATGATTGATGATCTATATCGTTTAAAATCTCCTGAATCTCCTGCATGA
- a CDS encoding putative selenate ABC transporter substrate-binding protein: MLRVLSSTLMPALLAVLLPLTACTPGSTSNPSASSEEPTTTQPFVTGAIPDQDPEQLQRLYSKLSDYLSEALGVPVEYQPVTDYAAAVTAFRVGDLDMVWFGGLTGVQARLQVPGAEAIAQRDIDAEFHSVFIANKASGIEPIDDISELQVLKDHTFTFGSESSTSGRLMPQYFLQQGNVSLDAFKGEVGFSQNHDATIKLVEAGTYDAGVLNEQVWNQRVEAGEVDLDKVQVIWRSPAYYDYHWVINPDVNDRYGDGFVEKVQAALLALDPTVPEHQEILELFGADRFIPTENSNYSQIEEIGRQIGKIQ; encoded by the coding sequence ATGCTGCGAGTTTTGAGTTCTACCTTGATGCCAGCCCTGTTGGCGGTGCTTCTACCCTTAACTGCCTGTACACCTGGTTCTACCTCGAATCCTTCCGCCTCGTCTGAGGAGCCTACGACCACTCAGCCGTTCGTCACGGGGGCAATTCCCGATCAAGACCCCGAACAGCTTCAGCGCCTCTACAGTAAGCTATCAGACTACCTGAGTGAAGCATTGGGCGTGCCTGTGGAGTATCAACCCGTCACCGATTATGCAGCGGCTGTGACAGCGTTTCGGGTGGGTGATCTGGACATGGTTTGGTTTGGGGGACTTACCGGGGTACAGGCACGGTTGCAAGTTCCTGGGGCTGAGGCGATTGCCCAACGGGACATTGACGCCGAGTTTCACAGTGTGTTTATTGCTAACAAGGCATCTGGCATTGAACCGATTGACGATATCAGCGAACTGCAAGTCTTGAAAGATCACACCTTTACCTTTGGCAGCGAATCGTCCACTTCTGGACGGCTGATGCCACAGTATTTTTTGCAACAAGGAAATGTATCGTTGGATGCCTTTAAGGGCGAGGTTGGGTTTTCGCAAAATCACGATGCCACCATCAAACTTGTAGAAGCAGGCACCTACGACGCAGGAGTGTTGAATGAGCAGGTGTGGAACCAGCGCGTGGAAGCTGGAGAGGTTGACCTAGACAAGGTGCAGGTGATTTGGCGATCGCCCGCTTATTATGACTATCACTGGGTGATCAATCCAGACGTGAACGATCGCTATGGCGATGGTTTTGTGGAAAAAGTGCAAGCTGCACTGTTAGCCCTTGATCCGACTGTGCCGGAACACCAAGAGATTCTGGAGTTGTTTGGAGCCGATCGATTTATTCCCACGGAAAATTCCAACTATTCGCAAATTGAAGAAATTGGTCGGCAGATCGGCAAAATTCAGTAA
- a CDS encoding CPXCG motif-containing cysteine-rich protein, which produces MENTAEYQCAYCGEPNLTFVDLSAGEYQSYVEDCQVCCRPNILYISIDPDRLEIDINSEYEG; this is translated from the coding sequence ATGGAAAATACAGCCGAATATCAATGCGCTTACTGTGGCGAACCCAATTTAACGTTTGTGGATCTTAGCGCTGGAGAATATCAATCCTATGTGGAAGACTGCCAAGTTTGCTGCCGCCCTAACATTTTGTATATCTCCATTGATCCAGACCGTTTAGAGATTGACATTAATAGTGAGTATGAAGGATAA
- a CDS encoding site-specific integrase, giving the protein MPSSSFPSAQIPKAIATIDRQILQTNQRLKAARLGLRIERRGHTLNLRGTLPPRPGSHRLRNYQQRISLNLPATPAGLKQAEQEAKIIAAQIIQNTFDWHEYLPVVGGGRLSQMDISEKLAAFKADFFEQALQKSSIASVRTTWEKAYWPYIQKLETIAQASPQLSLSEAIYAAIDSTRPNSRSRQICCTALAALAKFLHVELPIDLKTLWGNYSPSRTQLRNLPSDQEIVSFFNQIPNPAWRWVYGIIATYGLRNHEVFFCDYSALETGNVEAMVEVLGTTKTGNHEVWPFHPEWVEQFNLRQIQLPAIETDLNHTTLQRIGQLVSRQFRRYQLPFSPYDLRHAWAVRTIHFGLPDAVAARMMGHSVTIHTRTYHRWLTHRDQQQAVQAALNQTKRRASLASDIRTD; this is encoded by the coding sequence ATGCCATCTTCCTCATTCCCATCTGCTCAAATTCCGAAAGCAATTGCCACTATCGATCGGCAGATTTTACAAACCAATCAGCGCTTAAAGGCGGCGCGGTTGGGACTGCGAATTGAGCGACGAGGTCACACATTAAATTTACGTGGAACGTTGCCACCACGCCCAGGTAGCCATCGTCTTCGCAACTATCAGCAGCGTATTAGTCTGAATTTGCCCGCTACCCCAGCCGGGTTGAAGCAAGCCGAGCAAGAAGCCAAAATTATTGCGGCTCAGATCATTCAAAATACATTTGACTGGCATGAGTATCTGCCTGTAGTGGGCGGTGGACGCTTGAGCCAAATGGATATCTCAGAAAAGCTAGCCGCGTTCAAAGCTGATTTTTTCGAGCAAGCACTTCAGAAATCTAGCATTGCTTCGGTCAGAACAACTTGGGAGAAAGCCTATTGGCCCTATATTCAAAAACTAGAAACGATCGCCCAAGCCTCGCCCCAGCTAAGTTTGTCGGAAGCGATCTATGCAGCCATTGACTCCACTCGTCCCAACTCTCGCAGTCGGCAGATCTGTTGTACGGCGCTAGCAGCCTTGGCCAAATTCCTGCATGTGGAATTGCCGATCGATCTCAAAACGCTATGGGGCAACTATAGTCCTAGCCGTACCCAACTGCGCAATCTTCCGTCAGATCAAGAGATTGTCAGCTTTTTTAACCAGATTCCCAATCCAGCTTGGCGCTGGGTGTATGGCATCATAGCTACCTATGGCTTACGCAATCATGAGGTATTTTTCTGTGACTATAGCGCCCTTGAAACGGGCAATGTAGAGGCAATGGTGGAAGTTCTGGGTACCACAAAAACTGGAAATCACGAAGTTTGGCCGTTTCATCCGGAATGGGTAGAACAGTTCAACTTACGGCAAATTCAGCTACCTGCGATCGAAACCGACCTAAATCACACTACACTTCAACGCATTGGGCAACTGGTATCCCGACAGTTTCGCCGCTATCAACTTCCCTTTTCGCCGTATGATCTCCGCCATGCTTGGGCCGTGCGTACCATCCACTTTGGACTACCAGATGCGGTAGCAGCGCGGATGATGGGGCATTCCGTCACCATTCATACCCGTACCTATCACCGCTGGCTTACCCATCGCGACCAGCAACAAGCCGTCCAAGCAGCCCTGAATCAAACAAAACGCCGAGCTTCTCTAGCAAGCGATATCAGGACCGATTGA
- the hemH gene encoding ferrochelatase: MGRVGVLLLNLGGPDQLEDVRPFLFNLFSDPEIIRLPFTWLQKPLAWLISTTRARKSQENYKMIGGGSPLRRITEEQAQALQASLRQRGQDAQVYIGMRYWHPFTEEAIARIKRDNIERLVILPLYPQFSISTSGSSFRLLDRLWQEDPSLHRIDHTVIPSWYARSGYRQAMAQLIAQELDQFPEPDSVHIFFSAHGVPLSYVEEAGDPYQQEIEECTALIMQTLNRPNAYTLAYQSRVGPVEWLKPYTEEAIPELAEQGVENLLVVPISFVSEHIETLQEIDIEYRELAEEAGIHHFQRVPALNTHPVFIDDLAEMVVSAVNAPSLKLSEVPQMRKQVKMYPQERWEWGMTTAAEVWNGRLAMIGFIALLIELISGHGPLHFVGLL; encoded by the coding sequence ATGGGTCGTGTTGGTGTGTTGTTACTGAATCTGGGAGGTCCAGACCAGTTAGAGGACGTTCGTCCCTTTCTATTTAACTTATTTTCCGACCCAGAAATTATCCGCTTGCCGTTTACTTGGCTACAAAAACCATTAGCATGGCTAATTTCTACGACTCGCGCCCGCAAGTCCCAAGAAAACTACAAGATGATTGGTGGAGGGTCGCCGCTGCGTCGCATTACTGAAGAGCAAGCTCAAGCCTTGCAAGCATCGTTGAGACAACGGGGGCAGGATGCGCAAGTTTACATCGGAATGCGCTACTGGCATCCATTTACCGAGGAGGCGATTGCTCGAATCAAGCGGGACAATATTGAGCGATTGGTCATTCTGCCACTCTATCCTCAGTTTTCGATTAGCACCAGTGGGTCAAGCTTTCGATTGCTCGATCGGCTTTGGCAAGAAGACCCCTCGCTGCATCGGATTGATCATACGGTGATTCCTTCTTGGTATGCACGATCGGGCTATCGTCAAGCTATGGCACAGTTAATTGCTCAAGAACTCGATCAATTTCCTGAGCCAGACAGCGTTCACATTTTCTTCAGTGCCCACGGGGTGCCACTCAGCTACGTTGAAGAAGCGGGCGACCCCTACCAACAGGAGATTGAAGAATGTACTGCCTTAATCATGCAAACGCTAAACCGCCCAAATGCCTATACTCTGGCGTATCAAAGTCGGGTTGGGCCTGTAGAGTGGCTGAAGCCTTACACCGAAGAAGCAATTCCTGAACTGGCTGAACAAGGTGTAGAGAACTTGCTGGTTGTACCGATTAGTTTTGTCTCAGAGCACATCGAAACCTTACAAGAGATTGATATTGAATATCGCGAATTAGCCGAGGAAGCTGGCATTCACCATTTTCAGCGCGTGCCGGCTCTCAATACCCATCCGGTATTCATCGATGATTTGGCCGAGATGGTCGTGTCGGCAGTAAACGCACCTAGCCTAAAGCTGTCAGAAGTGCCACAGATGCGGAAACAGGTGAAGATGTATCCGCAGGAGCGGTGGGAATGGGGCATGACAACAGCGGCTGAGGTGTGGAATGGTCGCTTAGCGATGATCGGCTTTATTGCCCTACTAATTGAGTTGATCAGCGGGCATGGACCCTTGCATTTTGTGGGGTTGTTGTAA
- the tkt gene encoding transketolase → MAVATQSLEELCINSIRFLAIEAVEKAKSGHPGLPMGAAPMAFVLWDKFLRVNPKNPKWFNRDRFVLSAGHGCMLQYALMYLTGFDSVTIEDIKQFRQWESKTPGHPENFETPGVEVTTGPLGQGICNAVGLAMAEAHLAAKFNKPDLTLVDHYTYVILGDGCNMEGVSGEACSLAGHLGLGKLIALYDDNHISIDGSTDIAFTEDVGKRFEAYGWHVQHVPDGDTNLEAIQQAIETAKAITDKPSLIKVTTTIGYGSPNKANTAGVHGAALGGDEIKLTRENLGWNYEPFEVPDDALSHMRKAVERGASLEAEWNEIWAQYKTKYADEAAEFDRMLSGRLPDGWDTVLPTYKPEDKALASRKHSENCLNALAPVLPELIGGSADLTHSNLTELKGFGDFQKGQYQNRNIRFGVREHGMGAICNGIALHGSGLIPYGATFLVFTDYMRAAIRLSALSRAGVIWVMTHDSIALGEDGPTHQPVETIASLRAIPQLTVIRPADGTETSGAYKVAIENARNHRPTLLALSRQSLPNLAGSSIDGVAKGAYAVVDCDSTPDIILIGTGSEVGLCVQAAEKLTAEGKKVRVVSMPAWDLFEAQDVAYKESVLPKAVTKRLIVEAGTSFGWCKYMGSEGDIISVDRFGASAPGGVCMEKFGFTVENVVTKAKALLG, encoded by the coding sequence ATGGCTGTTGCAACCCAATCTCTTGAAGAGCTTTGTATTAATTCCATTCGTTTTCTAGCGATTGAAGCCGTTGAGAAGGCCAAATCTGGCCATCCTGGGCTGCCGATGGGCGCTGCTCCTATGGCCTTTGTTCTGTGGGACAAGTTTCTGCGGGTTAACCCCAAAAACCCCAAGTGGTTTAACCGCGATCGCTTTGTCTTATCAGCCGGACATGGCTGCATGTTGCAGTATGCCCTGATGTATTTAACGGGCTTCGATAGCGTAACGATCGAGGACATCAAGCAATTTCGTCAATGGGAATCAAAAACCCCAGGACATCCTGAAAACTTTGAAACCCCTGGTGTTGAAGTGACAACGGGCCCGCTTGGACAAGGTATTTGTAATGCGGTTGGATTGGCTATGGCCGAAGCACACTTGGCTGCTAAGTTCAATAAGCCTGATCTCACTTTGGTTGATCACTATACGTACGTAATTTTGGGTGATGGCTGCAATATGGAAGGGGTGTCTGGCGAGGCCTGTTCCCTGGCCGGACATCTGGGATTGGGTAAATTAATTGCTCTCTATGATGACAACCATATCTCGATTGACGGCTCCACAGACATTGCTTTTACTGAAGATGTGGGCAAGCGCTTTGAGGCCTATGGTTGGCACGTGCAGCATGTGCCAGATGGCGACACTAATCTAGAAGCCATTCAGCAGGCGATCGAAACGGCCAAGGCCATAACCGATAAACCCTCTTTGATTAAGGTGACAACGACGATCGGCTACGGATCGCCCAACAAGGCCAATACCGCAGGTGTCCATGGAGCGGCCTTGGGCGGTGATGAGATTAAGCTGACTCGCGAAAATTTGGGGTGGAACTATGAGCCGTTTGAAGTACCAGACGATGCTCTCAGCCACATGCGCAAGGCCGTAGAGCGGGGTGCTAGCTTAGAAGCCGAGTGGAACGAGATCTGGGCGCAATACAAAACGAAGTATGCCGATGAAGCGGCTGAGTTTGATCGGATGTTAAGCGGTAGACTGCCCGACGGTTGGGACACGGTGCTGCCTACCTACAAGCCCGAAGACAAAGCCCTAGCCAGCCGCAAACACTCGGAAAATTGTCTGAACGCCCTAGCACCTGTGTTGCCAGAATTGATTGGGGGTTCGGCTGACTTGACGCACTCGAATTTGACGGAGTTGAAAGGATTTGGGGACTTCCAAAAGGGGCAATACCAAAACCGCAATATCCGCTTTGGCGTACGCGAGCATGGCATGGGCGCTATTTGTAACGGCATTGCCTTACACGGTTCGGGGTTGATTCCCTATGGCGCAACCTTCTTGGTGTTTACCGATTACATGCGGGCAGCGATTCGTCTGTCGGCGCTGTCGCGGGCCGGTGTAATTTGGGTGATGACTCACGATTCGATCGCCCTAGGGGAAGACGGCCCCACCCACCAACCCGTAGAAACGATCGCGTCGCTGCGGGCGATTCCTCAGTTGACGGTGATTCGTCCGGCGGATGGAACAGAAACCTCTGGCGCTTACAAGGTGGCGATCGAAAACGCTCGTAACCATCGCCCCACCTTACTGGCCCTGTCGCGTCAGAGTTTGCCGAACCTGGCAGGCTCATCGATCGATGGAGTGGCGAAAGGGGCGTATGCAGTAGTGGACTGCGACAGTACACCCGATATCATCCTGATTGGTACGGGATCTGAAGTGGGATTATGTGTGCAAGCGGCTGAAAAGCTGACCGCAGAAGGCAAAAAAGTTCGCGTGGTGTCAATGCCCGCTTGGGATCTGTTTGAAGCACAAGATGTCGCTTACAAAGAATCGGTGCTGCCCAAAGCTGTCACCAAGCGCTTGATTGTAGAAGCAGGAACGAGCTTCGGTTGGTGCAAGTACATGGGATCGGAAGGAGACATCATCAGCGTCGATCGCTTCGGGGCATCGGCTCCCGGTGGTGTCTGTATGGAGAAGTTTGGCTTTACGGTTGAAAATGTCGTCACTAAAGCTAAAGCATTATTAGGTTAA
- a CDS encoding DUF4359 domain-containing protein: MKNLHGLAFILGASLLGIGVATFVTNPDQASYETYATRRLTAHLQDQVCPQAGILEDVCNSALRDNQPQIRQFIADNTERQNYLFWSIYETDLSAGELVPAVIRTVIPEYHFKTIGVFSSFYTYQAERR; encoded by the coding sequence ATGAAAAATCTACATGGTCTTGCCTTCATTCTGGGTGCTTCCTTGCTGGGAATTGGCGTCGCCACATTTGTCACCAATCCTGACCAAGCAAGCTATGAAACCTATGCCACTCGTCGTCTCACGGCTCATCTTCAAGATCAAGTCTGTCCTCAAGCTGGCATTCTGGAAGATGTTTGCAATTCAGCCCTACGAGACAATCAGCCGCAAATTCGGCAGTTTATTGCAGACAATACAGAACGTCAGAATTATTTGTTTTGGAGTATTTATGAAACAGATTTGTCGGCAGGTGAACTGGTGCCAGCGGTAATCCGCACGGTGATTCCCGAATATCACTTTAAGACGATCGGCGTTTTCAGTAGTTTTTATACGTATCAGGCGGAGCGAAGATAG